The following is a genomic window from Hymenobacter sp. APR13.
GATCTTCAATCTCGGTATCCTTGCGCCAGGGCTGGAAGTTGAGCGAGCGAAGCGGCAGTTCAGGCGGCTGATTGGAAATCACCCGAAACTCGAAATCGTACTGCTGCTCCAGCTCGGCCAGCACCGGCACCACCTGCTCCAGGTATTTGAGCGTAGAGTGCGTGCCTGTCCAGCCGATTACCAAACGGCCGGGCGCCTTCTGGTCGCGCACGCGGTTATGCAGGTTGACTGTATCGATTGTAGTAGGGTTGATGACGGCGTTGGGGTTGAACTGCCGAGCGTAGTCGCGCAGATAGGCGTTGCCGCAGCTGATTTTATAGGCCCAGCGGCAGATGCTGCCCACTTTATGGTGCCACTTCACCCCGGCTACTATCTTGTTGGCCTCCGACGTGTTCGGAATCCAGATAGCGTCGTCGAAGTCGTAGATTATCTTCTTGCCCAGCACCTTCGCAATTAGCCACTCAAACACCGGCGGACCAATGGGCGAGGCTTCGCGGTGAATGAAGACGTAGTCGTAGGTCGGCACCGAAAACAGCAAAAGAAACCGCCGCAGGAAGCCCGCCAGAATGCCGGTAACTTTGGCCAGCGCGTGGCCCGGCTTGTAAAGGATGGCCCAGGTATCTTCTGAAATGAAAGAGGCCAGCCGGTAAGAATGTCCTGCCTGAGTGAGCAGGGGTAGATATTGTTCGAACCGAAAACGCTGCGATGGGGCCCGGCCCGGCGGGTAGGGCACGATGAAGAGAATACGCATAGGGGGAAGCTCTGAGGACTCTGGCGCTACCGGCAGCGGTAGAAAGCCAGCACTTCCCGCACAATGCGCTGCTGCTCGACTTCGGCCAGTTCCACGTACAAAGGTAGCCGAA
Proteins encoded in this region:
- a CDS encoding glycosyltransferase family 4 protein yields the protein MRILFIVPYPPGRAPSQRFRFEQYLPLLTQAGHSYRLASFISEDTWAILYKPGHALAKVTGILAGFLRRFLLLFSVPTYDYVFIHREASPIGPPVFEWLIAKVLGKKIIYDFDDAIWIPNTSEANKIVAGVKWHHKVGSICRWAYKISCGNAYLRDYARQFNPNAVINPTTIDTVNLHNRVRDQKAPGRLVIGWTGTHSTLKYLEQVVPVLAELEQQYDFEFRVISNQPPELPLRSLNFQPWRKDTEIEDLAGLHIGLMPLEDDPWAKGKCAFKALQYMALGIPALVSPVGMNTEVVKSGVNGYVCTTAADWRQALETLMQDPELRISLGEQARATIVERYSVLANEQTFLNLFS